In Blattabacterium cuenoti, a single window of DNA contains:
- a CDS encoding ribonucleoside-diphosphate reductase subunit alpha, protein MDNRILYTHPIAEKKGWKVGIDFPIWANNELYLTTIKSGYLLDGESPYEAYNRLAKNAAQILNKPGLENNFFNILWKGWLIPSTPVMVNLGTEKGLPISCFSGRIGDSMYEIYRKNLEMAILSKHGGGTSYDFSLIRPIGSYIKNGELGTSDGIIPFIKSYDSSIIASKQGKTRRGAVAIYLNIEHKEYTEFLKIREPLGDINRQCHNIHQGVILSNSFMNKVLKENGKERNLWINTLKERVKTGEPYLFFKDNANINLPENWKKYGLKIHHSNLCSEIMLPTDESHTLVCCLSSLNIYKYIEWKNTKTVFYSILFLDAVLQEFINKGKNIRGIEDAVRFAEKSRALGLGALGWHSYLQSRMIPFISLKSDMLIHEIFRKIQLESYKATKYLAEEYGESEWNIGTGRRNLTLMAIAPNRSSAKLAGGLSQGVEPLAANIYVDDDSKGMYIRKNPYLKYILAKRGYDLPEIWEQIANEKGSCLNLTILNEKEKNVFLCFKEINQLNLIKQASIRQKYIDQGQSINLSFHHNTPAKFINMVHLDAWKIGLKSLYYYRSESIIRADHAKNSEAKH, encoded by the coding sequence ATGGATAATAGGATATTATATACACACCCTATTGCAGAAAAAAAAGGTTGGAAGGTTGGAATTGATTTTCCTATTTGGGCAAATAATGAACTATATTTGACTACAATTAAAAGTGGATATTTATTAGATGGAGAATCTCCTTATGAAGCATATAATAGATTAGCTAAAAACGCTGCACAAATTCTTAATAAACCAGGATTAGAAAATAATTTTTTCAATATTTTATGGAAAGGTTGGCTGATTCCTTCTACTCCAGTTATGGTTAATCTAGGAACAGAAAAAGGATTACCTATAAGTTGTTTTTCTGGACGAATTGGAGATAGTATGTATGAGATATATAGAAAAAATTTAGAAATGGCTATTCTTAGTAAACATGGAGGAGGGACTTCATATGATTTTAGTTTAATAAGACCAATTGGTAGTTATATAAAAAATGGTGAATTAGGAACTTCAGATGGAATTATTCCTTTTATTAAATCATATGATAGTTCAATTATTGCTAGTAAACAAGGAAAAACTAGAAGAGGAGCAGTTGCAATATATTTAAATATAGAACATAAAGAATATACAGAATTTTTAAAGATAAGAGAACCTCTAGGAGACATCAATCGTCAATGTCATAATATTCATCAAGGAGTTATACTTTCTAATTCGTTTATGAATAAAGTTTTAAAAGAAAATGGAAAAGAAAGAAATTTATGGATCAATACATTAAAAGAACGTGTAAAAACAGGAGAACCTTATCTTTTTTTTAAAGATAATGCTAATATAAATCTTCCAGAAAATTGGAAAAAATATGGATTAAAAATACATCATAGTAATTTATGTTCTGAAATTATGTTACCTACAGATGAAAGTCATACTTTAGTATGTTGTCTTTCTTCTTTAAATATTTATAAATATATAGAATGGAAAAATACTAAAACTGTATTTTATTCTATATTATTTTTAGATGCTGTTCTTCAAGAATTTATTAATAAAGGGAAAAATATTAGAGGAATAGAAGATGCTGTTCGTTTTGCGGAAAAAAGTAGAGCGTTAGGTTTGGGTGCATTGGGATGGCATTCCTATTTACAATCTAGGATGATTCCTTTTATTTCATTAAAATCTGATATGTTAATTCATGAAATTTTTAGAAAAATACAATTAGAATCTTACAAAGCTACTAAATATTTAGCTGAAGAATATGGAGAATCTGAATGGAATATAGGGACTGGAAGAAGAAATTTAACTTTAATGGCAATAGCTCCAAATAGAAGTTCTGCTAAACTAGCAGGAGGCCTTTCTCAAGGAGTAGAACCTTTAGCGGCTAATATATATGTAGATGATGATTCAAAAGGTATGTATATACGAAAAAATCCTTATTTAAAATATATTCTTGCAAAACGTGGATATGATCTTCCTGAGATTTGGGAACAAATAGCAAATGAAAAAGGATCTTGCTTGAATTTAACGATTTTGAATGAAAAAGAAAAAAATGTTTTTTTATGTTTTAAAGAAATTAATCAATTAAATTTAATAAAACAAGCTAGTATTAGACAAAAATATATTGATCAAGGACAAAGTATTAATTTATCATTTCATCACAATACTCCAGCAAAATTTATTAATATGGTACATCTTGATGCTTGGAAAATAGGATTAAAAAGTTTGTATTACTATAGAAGTGAAAGTATTATTCGAGCAGATCACGCAAAAAATAGCGAAGCGAAACATTAA